From a single Gimesia fumaroli genomic region:
- a CDS encoding zinc-dependent alcohol dehydrogenase family protein has product MHTRAAVLYEMEKPTPYAETKPLVVEEVKLADPGPGEVLVEMAGAGLCHSDLSTIDGSRPRVMPMVMGHEASGIVREVGPGVHDLKPDDHVVFSFVPLCGHCLPCATGRPALCEPGAQANIAGTLLSGRRPFSSLSGQEINHHLGVAAFAEHTVVAQESLIKIDSQLPLSTAALFGCAVMTGVGAVVNTAKVEPGSSVAVFGLGGVGLSTIMGARAAGAETIFAIDLLPEKLEHAAQAGATHLINAGEEDPVTMIKDITNGVDYAFESVGNELVLQQAYAATKRGGTTITIGLPHPNKMFSIPAVSLVAEERTIKGSYMGSAVPRRDLPRFIAMYEAGLLPVDQLLSRTIQLDEINAAFDALATGAAVRQVVTFEK; this is encoded by the coding sequence ATGCACACCAGAGCCGCCGTACTCTACGAAATGGAAAAACCGACTCCCTACGCCGAGACAAAACCGCTGGTTGTCGAAGAAGTCAAGCTCGCCGATCCCGGGCCGGGGGAAGTCCTCGTTGAAATGGCGGGCGCTGGTTTGTGTCATTCCGATCTCTCGACCATCGACGGCTCGCGTCCCCGCGTAATGCCGATGGTTATGGGACACGAAGCCAGCGGCATCGTCCGCGAAGTCGGCCCCGGGGTCCATGATTTAAAACCCGATGACCACGTCGTGTTCTCGTTCGTTCCCCTCTGTGGTCATTGTCTGCCCTGCGCCACCGGTCGTCCGGCGTTATGTGAACCCGGCGCCCAGGCCAACATCGCCGGCACCTTGCTCTCCGGCCGTCGTCCCTTCAGCAGTCTGTCCGGTCAGGAAATCAACCACCACCTCGGCGTCGCCGCCTTTGCCGAACACACGGTCGTTGCCCAGGAATCGCTGATCAAGATCGATTCGCAACTCCCCCTCAGCACCGCCGCCCTGTTTGGCTGCGCCGTGATGACCGGCGTCGGGGCCGTCGTCAATACCGCGAAAGTGGAACCCGGCTCCAGCGTCGCCGTCTTCGGTCTGGGTGGTGTCGGCTTAAGTACCATCATGGGTGCCCGCGCCGCCGGTGCCGAAACGATCTTCGCCATCGATCTGCTGCCCGAAAAACTCGAACACGCTGCGCAGGCAGGGGCAACACACCTGATTAACGCCGGTGAAGAAGACCCGGTGACCATGATCAAAGACATTACCAACGGCGTGGATTATGCCTTCGAAAGCGTGGGCAACGAACTGGTCCTGCAACAGGCCTACGCTGCTACCAAACGGGGCGGCACCACCATCACGATCGGGCTGCCGCATCCGAACAAAATGTTCTCGATCCCCGCCGTCAGTCTGGTCGCCGAAGAACGCACCATCAAAGGCTCCTACATGGGTTCGGCCGTTCCCCGTCGGGACCTGCCTCGATTCATCGCCATGTACGAAGCCGGTCTGCTCCCCGTCGATCAACTCCTCTCACGCACGATCCAACTCGACGAAATCAACGCCGCCTTCGACGCCCTCGCCACCGGTGCCGCAGTCCGGCAGGTCGTCACGTTTGAGAAATAA
- a CDS encoding cupin domain-containing protein, with translation MKDDFLEWPADSICLNPESLDLSALSREVYRRTCRTDFHEPGFCLVNLGSALDSHTFRRIMVDLKQEMAAIHEADAGKTFHYLSLGRFDQQTSTKPHLDSGPEECFLMLGYEPSEVASVFEISDYSKCAFEMELTPQEFLAKHNPMFQSGYEILRPYTTRVPCFSETDYQIVCINNSFAPFSMEKPVWQGTLHTATVRTPDESKRRVINSTLIASVPMGAETVVSKSDEQEFVETTLVRRRDYGTLQRDDDV, from the coding sequence ATGAAAGATGATTTCCTGGAATGGCCCGCGGATTCCATTTGTCTGAATCCGGAATCTCTGGATCTTTCTGCTTTGTCGCGGGAAGTCTATCGACGGACTTGTCGGACCGATTTTCACGAGCCGGGATTTTGTCTGGTGAATCTGGGGTCGGCACTCGATTCGCATACCTTTCGACGGATCATGGTGGATCTCAAGCAGGAGATGGCGGCGATTCATGAAGCAGACGCGGGAAAGACATTCCACTATCTTTCTCTGGGACGCTTTGATCAGCAGACTTCGACGAAGCCGCACCTGGATAGTGGCCCTGAGGAATGTTTTCTGATGCTGGGTTACGAGCCGAGCGAAGTGGCGAGTGTGTTTGAAATTTCTGACTACTCGAAATGTGCATTTGAGATGGAGCTGACGCCACAAGAATTTCTGGCGAAGCATAACCCGATGTTTCAGTCGGGATACGAGATATTGCGCCCTTATACGACGCGGGTCCCCTGCTTTTCTGAAACCGACTATCAGATTGTCTGTATCAATAATTCTTTCGCTCCCTTTTCGATGGAAAAACCGGTCTGGCAAGGCACGTTGCATACGGCGACGGTAAGGACTCCCGATGAATCCAAACGCCGCGTGATCAATTCGACGTTGATTGCTTCAGTGCCAATGGGAGCGGAAACAGTCGTTTCAAAATCGGATGAGCAAGAGTTCGTCGAAACGACCCTAGTACGCCGCCGAGATTATGGTACATTACAGCGAGATGATGATGTGTGA
- a CDS encoding SGNH/GDSL hydrolase family protein → MNPIVYHIASGQAFFTGVALIILAALLSLREHRLARRLMVLSFLLGVIAAAVSSTPLPWWLYGIMGVVTLVWLCSGFVKKSRRAAAYAVIGVWLVGLLLEVPSHLTPGVKPAASRSLTVIGDSVTAGLGDEATETWPRILERTHGIAVQDLSHVGDTVSAARKRVMETEIESPLVLLEIGGNDLLGSTTTAQFEKNLDALLSELTSPGRQLVMLELPLPPFYHEFGRIQRALARKHGVKLVPKRVFLSIIAGGGATLDSIHLSQAGHQNMAEVVWQILAPAYSTD, encoded by the coding sequence GTGAATCCGATTGTCTATCACATTGCCTCGGGGCAGGCTTTCTTTACGGGAGTCGCGTTGATCATCCTCGCGGCCCTGTTGTCGTTGCGTGAGCATCGCCTCGCACGGCGGTTGATGGTGCTTTCGTTCCTGTTGGGAGTGATCGCAGCGGCGGTTTCTTCGACTCCCCTGCCCTGGTGGTTGTATGGGATTATGGGAGTGGTCACGCTGGTCTGGCTCTGTTCCGGTTTCGTGAAGAAATCGCGTCGTGCGGCAGCTTATGCAGTAATTGGTGTGTGGCTTGTTGGTCTGTTGCTGGAGGTGCCTTCTCATCTGACGCCGGGAGTGAAGCCGGCCGCATCGCGCAGTTTGACGGTGATTGGGGATTCGGTGACCGCCGGTCTGGGAGATGAAGCGACCGAAACATGGCCGCGGATTCTGGAGCGGACGCACGGCATCGCGGTGCAGGACCTGTCGCATGTCGGGGACACGGTTAGCGCAGCCCGGAAGCGGGTGATGGAGACCGAAATTGAATCGCCGCTGGTTTTGCTGGAAATTGGCGGGAATGATCTTCTGGGTTCGACGACGACGGCGCAGTTTGAAAAAAATCTGGATGCACTGTTATCCGAACTGACATCGCCGGGCCGTCAGCTGGTAATGCTGGAACTGCCGCTGCCGCCGTTTTATCATGAGTTTGGCCGCATTCAGCGTGCGCTGGCGCGGAAACATGGTGTCAAACTGGTACCGAAGCGGGTGTTTCTGTCGATCATCGCTGGCGGAGGTGCGACGCTGGACAGTATTCATCTTTCGCAGGCAGGCCATCAGAATATGGCGGAGGTGGTGTGGCAAATTCTTGCGCCCGCGTATTCGACTGACTGA
- a CDS encoding DUF1501 domain-containing protein, translating into MQLDLTALQQEFTRRQFFRQNATGIGAAALGSLLNPGLFANKTQSNNASTQPSHFPGKAKRVIYLFMHGGPSQMELFDYKPRLKVLNSTSLPDSVRGDQRLTGMTANQKSFPIAAPNQFRFQQHGESGTWVSDALPHFSKVIDDVCVIKSMHTEAINHDPAVTLMQTGHQQPGRPSFGAWSSYGLGSENQNLPAFVVLISHGSASRPADPLYARLWGTGFLPSNHQGVNFRKSGDPVLYLSNPPGIDAASRRRMLDGLNQLNQRQFETYRDPEIRTRIKQYEMAYRMQTSVPDLTDLSAETDQTFQLYGEASHKPGTYAANCLLARRMAERGVRFIQLYHRGWDQHYNLPSDLRLQCGDIDQPTAGLLTDLKQRGLLDDTLIVWGGEFGRTIYSQGTLTSTDYGRDHHGRCFTMWLAGGGIKPGLSYGATDDFCYNIAENPVHIHDLNATLLHCMGLNHERLIYKHQGRDYRLTDVHGTVIEKILA; encoded by the coding sequence ATGCAACTCGATCTGACCGCACTCCAACAGGAATTCACCCGCCGGCAGTTCTTCCGCCAGAACGCGACCGGCATCGGTGCTGCTGCGCTGGGCTCTCTGTTGAATCCCGGTCTCTTCGCCAATAAAACCCAGTCGAACAACGCTTCCACACAGCCGTCACATTTTCCGGGCAAAGCCAAGCGGGTGATCTATCTCTTCATGCACGGCGGCCCGTCGCAGATGGAACTCTTCGACTATAAACCCCGCCTGAAAGTGCTCAATTCGACGTCACTCCCTGATTCTGTTCGCGGCGATCAGCGGCTGACCGGCATGACGGCGAACCAGAAATCGTTCCCCATCGCCGCCCCCAATCAATTCCGCTTCCAGCAGCATGGCGAGAGCGGCACCTGGGTCAGCGACGCACTGCCACACTTTTCTAAAGTGATCGACGACGTCTGCGTGATCAAATCGATGCACACCGAAGCCATTAATCACGATCCCGCCGTCACGCTGATGCAGACCGGTCACCAGCAACCGGGCCGCCCCAGTTTCGGCGCCTGGTCGAGTTACGGCTTAGGCAGCGAAAACCAGAACTTGCCTGCGTTCGTCGTGCTCATCTCACACGGCAGTGCCTCCCGGCCCGCCGATCCCTTATACGCCCGCTTGTGGGGCACCGGTTTTCTGCCTTCGAATCATCAGGGGGTCAATTTCCGCAAGAGCGGCGACCCCGTGCTCTATCTCTCGAATCCGCCCGGTATCGACGCCGCCAGTCGCCGCCGCATGCTGGATGGGTTAAACCAGCTCAACCAGCGGCAGTTCGAAACGTACCGCGACCCCGAAATCCGCACCCGCATCAAGCAATACGAAATGGCGTATCGCATGCAGACCTCGGTTCCCGATCTGACCGACCTCTCTGCAGAGACCGACCAGACTTTTCAGTTGTACGGCGAAGCCTCCCACAAACCGGGCACGTACGCCGCGAATTGTCTGTTAGCCCGCCGAATGGCAGAGCGGGGCGTGCGGTTCATTCAACTCTACCACCGCGGCTGGGACCAGCATTATAACTTGCCCAGCGACCTCCGCCTGCAGTGCGGCGACATCGATCAACCCACCGCAGGCTTACTCACTGACCTCAAACAACGCGGCTTATTAGACGATACCCTGATTGTCTGGGGAGGCGAATTCGGTCGTACGATCTACAGCCAGGGTACCCTCACCAGCACCGATTACGGCCGCGACCATCATGGCCGCTGTTTCACGATGTGGCTGGCCGGCGGCGGCATTAAGCCGGGGCTTTCCTACGGAGCGACCGACGATTTCTGTTACAACATCGCCGAAAACCCGGTCCACATCCATGACTTGAATGCCACACTCCTGCATTGTATGGGCCTCAACCACGAACGCCTGATCTATAAACACCAGGGCCGCGACTACCGCCTGACCGACGTGCACGGGACCGTGATTGAGAAAATCCTCGCCTGA
- a CDS encoding DUF1553 domain-containing protein — translation MPQLFWKPFTPLLLVFGLAGMLCPPISTTTAEEKAKQERIEFNRDIRPILSEKCLHCHGPDPATREADLQLDDPADVTKPRDGYTIINLKQPASSELLKRLLTTDADLKMPPVDSGKEISSQQIALIQRWIEQGAEYQQHWSFIPPRRLELPAVKKQSWPQSPIDRFVLTRLEREGLKPSPRADKATLCRRLSLDLTGLPPTLAELELFLNDDSPNAYEKLVDRLLASPHFGEHRARYWLDAARYADTSGYFTDDEWQMWRWRDWVINAFNDNKPFDQFTIEQLAGDLLPNPTQDQLIATGFNRNHMTTQETGIIDEEYRVEYVVDRLDTTSTVWMGLTMGCARCHDHKYDPISQKEFYQLFAFFNNTPETGNTRTAGNAKPLLKIPSEQYLAREQQLKDQVAALEQQHKQREQELAKQQQEWEQRVLNDLTPPAHDQLLLHYPLDDFIQNEAFKPVGEVKTIPAFIGKGVKFDGTTLLESSAPLALDRETPFTITAWINPASSGPSCLLSKNDDRNQLRGFDIMLRKGKLAVHLIHKWNSNAIQVVTDEMIKTGQWQHLLVTYDGSSTAAGIRIYLNGAPLTTSTTYDSLTGSITVDEPFRIGRRSTSAFYKGSIDDVRIYQRTLSADQARQLADFQFLSNTLSIPAEKRTNQQQQALRNYFLNTAAPQEFRTAERDLQTMRSKLSAHQKNIPTSMIMQENETPRETFVLLRGVYNKHGEQVTPSVPAALPELHGDLPANRLGFARWLVSLQHPLTARVYVNRLWQQMFGVGLVKTVGDFGSQGEWPSHPELLDWLAVEFQESGWDVKHLIKQIVLSATYQQSSRGTDELFERDPENRLLARGPRFRLDAETVRDNALQISGLLVLKQGGPSVKPYQPAGLWEAVSYDGNVTYQQSTGDGLYRRSLYTFWKRQSPPPGLMAFDAPTRETCTVNRPRTNTPLQALVLMNDPTYLEAARVLAKRTLKKYSTEPERIQFAFRATTSRTPDKFEQNVLNEILIQQLHMFQNNPAAAEKLLQVGDASVAKTISPAELAAWTIVTSTILNMDETVTKQ, via the coding sequence ATGCCGCAACTGTTTTGGAAACCGTTCACGCCATTACTACTAGTCTTCGGTCTGGCCGGCATGCTTTGCCCCCCGATATCGACCACAACGGCTGAGGAAAAAGCGAAACAGGAACGCATCGAATTCAATCGTGACATCCGTCCGATCCTCTCGGAAAAGTGTCTGCACTGTCACGGCCCCGATCCCGCCACCCGCGAAGCCGATCTGCAACTCGATGATCCGGCAGATGTAACAAAACCCCGCGACGGGTATACGATTATCAATCTCAAACAACCAGCCAGCAGCGAACTGCTCAAACGGCTGTTGACCACCGATGCCGACCTCAAAATGCCTCCCGTCGATTCGGGGAAAGAAATTTCTTCGCAGCAAATCGCACTCATCCAGCGCTGGATCGAACAGGGGGCCGAATACCAGCAACACTGGTCCTTCATCCCACCGCGCCGGTTGGAGCTTCCTGCAGTCAAAAAGCAAAGTTGGCCCCAGTCTCCCATCGACCGTTTTGTTCTCACCCGTCTGGAACGGGAAGGCCTCAAACCGTCACCCCGTGCCGACAAAGCCACACTTTGCCGCCGTCTTTCGCTCGATCTGACCGGCCTGCCACCGACACTCGCAGAGCTGGAACTATTTCTCAATGATGATTCGCCGAATGCGTATGAAAAACTGGTCGACCGTCTGCTCGCGTCCCCGCATTTTGGCGAGCACCGCGCCCGCTACTGGCTCGACGCCGCCCGCTACGCCGATACCAGCGGTTATTTCACCGACGACGAATGGCAAATGTGGCGCTGGCGGGACTGGGTCATCAACGCCTTCAACGACAACAAACCCTTCGATCAATTCACCATCGAACAACTGGCCGGCGATCTGCTGCCGAACCCGACGCAAGACCAGCTCATCGCCACCGGCTTCAATCGCAATCATATGACCACACAGGAAACCGGGATCATCGATGAAGAATACCGCGTTGAGTACGTCGTCGATCGTCTCGACACCACATCCACCGTCTGGATGGGCCTGACGATGGGCTGTGCCCGCTGTCACGATCACAAATACGATCCCATTTCCCAGAAAGAGTTCTATCAACTCTTCGCCTTCTTCAATAACACACCGGAAACCGGCAACACCAGAACCGCGGGCAACGCAAAGCCGCTTCTGAAAATCCCCTCAGAACAGTATCTCGCACGAGAACAACAGCTCAAAGATCAAGTGGCAGCGCTGGAGCAGCAACATAAACAACGCGAACAGGAACTGGCAAAACAGCAGCAGGAATGGGAACAACGCGTGCTCAATGACCTCACGCCTCCTGCACATGATCAGTTGCTGCTACATTACCCGCTCGACGATTTCATTCAAAACGAGGCTTTTAAACCAGTAGGTGAAGTCAAAACGATCCCCGCCTTCATCGGGAAGGGTGTGAAATTCGATGGCACCACGTTGCTCGAAAGCAGCGCGCCACTCGCACTGGATCGTGAGACGCCGTTTACCATCACCGCCTGGATCAACCCCGCATCCAGTGGGCCTTCCTGCCTGCTCTCTAAAAATGACGACCGCAATCAACTCCGCGGCTTCGACATTATGCTCCGCAAAGGAAAACTCGCTGTCCACCTGATTCACAAATGGAACAGCAACGCGATTCAGGTCGTCACCGACGAAATGATCAAAACCGGACAATGGCAACATCTGCTCGTCACTTATGACGGCTCATCCACCGCTGCGGGAATTCGCATCTATCTGAACGGCGCGCCGTTGACCACTTCCACAACCTATGACAGCTTGACCGGCAGCATCACGGTTGACGAACCATTCCGCATCGGCCGCCGCAGCACCAGTGCCTTTTATAAAGGATCGATTGATGACGTGCGAATATATCAGCGCACACTTTCAGCAGACCAGGCCCGCCAGCTTGCCGACTTTCAATTCCTGAGCAACACACTTTCCATCCCCGCTGAAAAACGAACCAATCAGCAACAACAGGCACTACGCAACTATTTCCTCAACACCGCCGCCCCTCAGGAATTTCGCACAGCAGAACGCGACCTGCAAACCATGCGCAGCAAACTTTCTGCACACCAGAAAAACATCCCCACCTCGATGATCATGCAGGAAAACGAAACACCCCGCGAGACCTTTGTCCTCCTGCGCGGCGTCTACAACAAGCACGGCGAACAGGTCACCCCCAGCGTTCCTGCCGCCTTGCCTGAGTTGCACGGTGATCTTCCCGCCAACCGACTCGGTTTCGCCCGCTGGCTGGTCAGCCTTCAACATCCACTGACAGCCCGCGTTTATGTGAACCGGCTCTGGCAACAGATGTTCGGCGTTGGTCTGGTCAAAACGGTCGGCGATTTCGGCTCACAGGGAGAATGGCCCAGCCATCCCGAACTGCTCGACTGGCTGGCCGTCGAATTCCAGGAAAGCGGCTGGGATGTGAAGCACCTCATCAAACAGATCGTCCTCTCCGCGACCTATCAGCAATCTTCCCGCGGCACCGACGAATTATTCGAACGCGATCCGGAAAACCGCCTTCTGGCCCGCGGCCCGCGGTTCCGCCTCGACGCCGAAACCGTCCGCGATAACGCACTCCAGATCAGCGGTCTGCTTGTCTTAAAGCAGGGGGGACCGAGTGTCAAACCGTATCAACCCGCCGGTCTCTGGGAAGCGGTCTCCTATGACGGCAACGTCACTTATCAACAGTCTACCGGCGACGGATTGTACCGCCGCAGTCTGTATACGTTCTGGAAACGTCAGAGTCCGCCCCCCGGTCTGATGGCTTTCGACGCCCCGACGCGCGAAACCTGCACGGTCAATCGCCCCCGGACGAACACGCCGCTCCAGGCACTGGTCTTGATGAATGACCCGACTTACCTCGAAGCCGCCCGCGTCCTCGCAAAACGAACGTTAAAAAAATATTCCACAGAACCCGAACGTATTCAGTTCGCGTTCCGCGCCACCACCAGCCGCACGCCCGACAAATTTGAACAGAACGTCCTAAACGAAATTTTAATTCAACAATTACATATGTTTCAAAACAATCCTGCAGCAGCCGAGAAACTGCTCCAGGTTGGCGATGCGTCTGTAGCTAAAACCATTTCCCCAGCTGAACTGGCGGCCTGGACGATTGTCACCAGCACGATTCTCAATATGGACGAAACCGTCACCAAACAGTAG
- a CDS encoding MFS transporter: protein MASVEPTKSYVRYRVIFACMLMAILLYLDRFCISFAEVFIKDELGLTDHQIGILLGSFFVSYALCQVPSGWFSDRFGARKMLTLYILMWSLFTAMTGFATGFIMLLIFRLGFGLSQAGAYPTSANIVSKWMPLTERGFASSMVTVGGRIGGALAPVLTAFLIILFVPMSESSDLKSGDIMNPHNLAETFLERVNEKQEFETKIYEQLTPGDRAYLKVAVDDPDMKTGTAEEEEFIAKLNSILQKESLYHPQEYAGLKLNQQAEQLLNVNPGEMSLEQSSRLNRLLFEARYYSDVRKVQGKGWRKMMMTYGVVGILIAAMFWWVIRDYPRAHPSCSKQELELIEDGRLEEDKDHSKQIGGIPFKAITANKSLWLLSLSQFCTNVGWLFLVTWLPRYLDEAYQVPLEERGKMITIALAVGWFGTLSGGKVTDWLMKRISLRWSRVLPIAISRFTAMAAYLVCLLEISPWTAVVMFSIVAFSTDFGSPAMWAFNQDIAGKHVGSVLGWGNMWGNLGAAVAPSLMIAVIGEEHHWNMAFVTCAIAFLIAGVASLWVDPAQTLVVETDEDEEIKET, encoded by the coding sequence ATGGCCAGTGTGGAACCGACCAAATCGTACGTGCGTTATCGCGTGATTTTTGCCTGCATGCTGATGGCGATTCTGTTGTATCTGGATCGATTCTGTATTTCCTTCGCCGAGGTCTTTATCAAAGATGAGCTGGGTTTGACCGATCATCAAATTGGCATCCTGCTCGGTTCATTCTTTGTTTCCTATGCATTGTGTCAGGTCCCTTCCGGCTGGTTCAGCGACCGTTTTGGGGCGCGGAAAATGTTGACGCTCTATATTCTGATGTGGTCTCTGTTCACGGCTATGACAGGATTTGCGACCGGCTTCATCATGCTGTTAATATTTCGTCTGGGGTTTGGATTGAGCCAGGCCGGCGCCTATCCCACGAGTGCCAATATCGTCAGCAAGTGGATGCCTTTAACGGAACGCGGGTTTGCCAGCAGTATGGTCACCGTCGGTGGACGGATTGGTGGCGCACTGGCGCCGGTGTTGACCGCGTTTCTGATTATCCTGTTCGTGCCGATGTCAGAATCCTCGGATCTCAAGTCCGGGGATATTATGAATCCACACAATCTGGCAGAGACTTTCCTGGAGCGGGTAAATGAAAAACAGGAATTTGAAACGAAGATCTACGAACAGCTGACACCGGGAGATAGAGCATATCTGAAAGTGGCAGTTGACGATCCAGACATGAAAACGGGGACCGCTGAGGAAGAGGAATTTATAGCGAAACTGAATTCCATCTTACAGAAAGAGTCACTGTATCACCCGCAAGAGTATGCAGGATTGAAACTGAACCAGCAAGCGGAACAATTATTGAATGTGAACCCCGGGGAAATGAGTCTGGAGCAGTCCTCCCGATTGAACCGCCTGTTGTTTGAAGCCCGCTATTATTCCGATGTACGTAAAGTACAGGGAAAAGGCTGGCGGAAAATGATGATGACGTATGGCGTCGTCGGTATCCTGATCGCGGCGATGTTCTGGTGGGTGATTCGTGATTATCCCCGTGCCCATCCCTCCTGTTCCAAGCAGGAACTGGAGCTGATTGAGGATGGGCGTCTGGAAGAGGACAAAGATCATTCCAAGCAGATCGGCGGAATTCCTTTCAAGGCAATCACAGCGAATAAGAGTCTTTGGCTACTGTCTCTATCGCAATTCTGCACAAACGTGGGTTGGCTGTTTCTGGTGACCTGGTTGCCGCGCTACTTGGATGAGGCGTATCAGGTTCCTTTGGAAGAGCGCGGGAAGATGATCACGATCGCACTGGCGGTGGGCTGGTTTGGAACATTGTCTGGTGGAAAAGTGACGGACTGGTTGATGAAACGCATCAGCTTGCGTTGGAGCCGCGTTTTGCCGATTGCGATCTCCCGTTTTACGGCGATGGCCGCGTATCTGGTGTGTCTGCTGGAGATCTCTCCCTGGACCGCGGTAGTCATGTTTTCGATCGTCGCGTTTTCGACTGATTTTGGTTCGCCCGCAATGTGGGCCTTCAATCAGGACATTGCCGGCAAACATGTGGGGTCGGTTCTGGGCTGGGGAAATATGTGGGGAAATCTGGGGGCGGCGGTGGCTCCTTCCTTAATGATCGCGGTGATTGGCGAGGAACATCACTGGAACATGGCTTTTGTGACGTGTGCGATTGCGTTCCTCATCGCGGGGGTGGCCTCTCTCTGGGTGGACCCTGCTCAGACTCTGGTTGTGGAAACGGATGAGGATGAAGAGATTAAAGAGACTTAG
- a CDS encoding sialidase family protein, producing the protein MLLKASALTTRFLLLVATICFTVNTAFTAEPQAPGFTIPYVDLNDETERQIIVDREEGQYLGHPTTVLLEDNKTMLCVYPKGHGKGGIVYKRSNDAGKTWSDRLPTPASWATSREVPTLHRVIDANGKKRIIMFSGLYPTRLAVTEDDGQTWSELKQVGDWGGIVVMGCVEPLKTGKGHYMALFHDDGRFIAKDSMKSTPVTFTLYKSLSTDGGLTWSDPQAIHKSSDYHICEPGIIRSPDGKQLAVLLRENSRRHNSQIIFSNDEGKTWTAPCDLPGSLNGDRHTGKYDPISGRLLISFRSKTPKGHTAPTEGDWVAWVGTYDDLVNGKEGQYHVRLKDNTKGADCAYPGVEVLPDGTFILTTYGHWEKGKAPYILSVRLKLSDIGAIWAKSL; encoded by the coding sequence ATGTTACTGAAAGCATCTGCTCTGACAACACGATTCCTGCTTCTCGTCGCTACGATCTGCTTCACGGTCAACACAGCGTTCACTGCGGAACCGCAAGCACCTGGGTTCACCATTCCCTACGTTGACCTCAACGATGAAACAGAGCGGCAAATCATCGTCGACCGCGAAGAGGGACAATACCTGGGGCATCCCACAACCGTTTTGCTGGAAGACAATAAAACCATGCTCTGCGTTTATCCCAAAGGGCATGGAAAAGGGGGCATCGTTTATAAACGCTCCAACGACGCCGGTAAAACCTGGAGTGATCGTCTGCCGACGCCCGCATCCTGGGCGACCTCACGCGAAGTTCCCACACTGCACCGGGTCATTGATGCGAATGGTAAAAAACGGATCATCATGTTCTCCGGCCTCTATCCAACTCGTTTAGCAGTCACCGAAGATGATGGCCAGACCTGGAGCGAACTCAAGCAGGTCGGCGACTGGGGCGGCATCGTCGTCATGGGCTGTGTCGAACCGCTCAAAACCGGCAAAGGGCATTACATGGCTCTGTTTCACGACGACGGTCGTTTTATCGCAAAAGATTCTATGAAATCGACCCCCGTAACGTTCACACTTTATAAAAGCCTTTCCACAGATGGCGGCTTAACCTGGTCTGATCCCCAGGCAATCCATAAATCCTCCGACTACCATATCTGTGAACCCGGCATCATTCGTTCTCCCGACGGCAAACAACTCGCCGTCCTCTTACGCGAAAACAGCCGTCGTCACAACTCGCAAATCATCTTCTCCAACGATGAAGGCAAAACCTGGACCGCCCCCTGTGATCTTCCCGGTTCTCTCAACGGCGATCGCCACACCGGAAAATACGATCCCATCAGCGGTCGGCTGCTGATTTCCTTTCGCAGTAAAACTCCCAAAGGTCATACCGCTCCCACCGAAGGAGACTGGGTTGCCTGGGTCGGCACCTACGACGATCTTGTTAACGGCAAAGAAGGACAGTACCATGTGCGTCTAAAAGACAACACCAAAGGCGCCGACTGTGCCTACCCCGGCGTTGAAGTTCTCCCTGATGGTACTTTCATCCTCACCACCTACGGCCATTGGGAAAAAGGCAAAGCCCCATACATTCTCAGCGTACGTTTGAAACTTTCTGATATCGGCGCGATCTGGGCTAAGTCTCTTTAA